The genome window AGTTACTACAATTGTCATAATCTTATTGTGTTATTGAGATTTCCTTTTAATGCTGTCAGGAATTTGCACTCTCTCAGAAGTACCATGAGGGACTACTCAAGTTGCAACAAAAAAACTATGCAAAAGCTCGtgaacttcttgaggatgttTTGAAGGACCCACTAATATCAAACATTCAGGCAATCTCACTAGTAATATTTCATATTTTACTTTATGGCCTTCATTGTTACAGCTAGTAGTTTTTTTCGACAGGTTGATAACACTGGCAGTGATCAGCATTTGCTGCAGCTAAGGTTCTTTTCTCATACCTTTGTTATTTTCATGGTAAAGACATACTTAATTGTTCATTGGTTTAAATCATGGGCATAGTACTGAAGAAATATACAAAATAGAAGAACCAATCCCAAAAGAATTGAGTTGCATAAAACTAAGATGCTTCTAAATTTCATTGTACCAAGTACTCGATAGTACCATTTCCTTATAATAGTGACTTTGGAAGATCATTTTTCTTCTGTAATGGATCAAAATTTGGATATCTATGAGCTTAACGTCACAAATTGTAGTACTACAAGTGCAAAGTAAGGCAATGTAGTGTTCCATAAGAAGGAAAATGCTAGTGTTTATGCCTTTCTGATGGTTTGGTTTGATCATGCTTTTCCAGATATATTTCCTCTTTTTGTTTGAAACGAGATGTCCCCTTTTCAGCAGGTAGTTAATGGTTCTATGTATGCATAGCATCATAGCATACTACTTGCTTgtcataatatatttttgttttgttgtacAATACACGACAACTGCCTACTTGGTTTGTGTCATGACTCTTGAATTAGATAGCTTACCGATTCCACTGACTGACTattaatttttagtttttaactGTTAAAATGCTGACACACCTTTCTTCAATTGCACAGGTTTTTGACGTTGAAAAACCTTGCATCTGTCTTCCGTCAACAAGGGTTGGAGTTCTATGATAATGCTCTTCATTGTTACCTACAAGCTGTAGAGCTTGATGCAAATGATTCAGTTGTATGGAATCATCTGGGAACACTTTCTTGCTCGATGGGTTTGCTGAGCGTATCAAGATGGGCTTTTGAACAAGGGCTTCAATGCAGCCCAAACAACTGTATGATATCCTTTTTATTCTCATTTTATATTGATTTGTAGTTCATCTATCACACTTGTGATAGCTGTTTTGGTTTCTCATTTAGTTTTGATGTTTTCTATAGGGAACTGCATGGAGAAACTATTGGAGGTGCTTATAGCAATCCGTGATGAAGTTGCATGCCTTTCTGTTGCAAATTTATTACTTCGGAATTGGCCATCACATCATCGTGCTTTACATGTAAAGAAGACCATTGAGGATACTGAACCAGTACCTTTTGCACCTCGGGGTATTGACATACTTGAACCCAAGCATGTGACACTCAACATTTCCAATAAAAGAAAATCTGGAGATGATGAAATCCATCAAGAAacgaggatgaagaagagtaaACAGAATGCTACATTGCAATTGAACGAAGCAAAATGGATGGCCCTTTTAGATGGTATACTAAGCTTCTTAAGTGCAAACAACGAGAAGGCTGATGGAGATAATTGCACAAATACTGCGTATAGGTGTTTAGGCATTGAGGGTAGTGTCAAGGGGCTTGGTTATAACATGATCGATGTTGTCATATCTACAGATACATTCAAAACTGTGGAATCTGCTGCTGGAAATGGACATGATTCGTACCATGATGGTGAGAGTGTGCCATCTCATGATTGCAAAACTACAGTTAAAGAGAAAGATGCTAATTCAGATAGAGAACATCCTCATGAAAGGCGAAGCACACGCCTTGAGAGGTTGCGAAGTCGCAAATCTGGAAAAGATGAAAATGGATCTGATGGTAAAGATATATCGCATGCCATGACCCAGTTTCTGGATTCATTTATACTGAAGGGGCCAAGTGCTGTGGAAAAGACCGATTGTTCTGGAAATGCTCATGCTGATACTCTCATCTATACATCTGACGATGAGGCAAACGATGTTAAGCTATTTCTATGCAAGATATCCAAAAATTTTGGTCCTCATCACATTGGTTATATGTTACTCGAGGAGATGGCTCATCTCAAAATACCTTTCCAAGATTATTTCGTTAAGTTCATCGAACTGGAAAAACTTACTAGAGGCTGGGCTTATGACAGATCTGCATTGTGCAGCTTATTTCTAGCTGAACTGTACTATGATCTAGCTTTGTGTTCTGGAAGCCCATCAACATCCTCAGAGTTGTCTGATTCATCTTACCATGTTTGTAAGATCATTGAGTCAGTAGCTCTGGAATTACCATTTAACACACCTGTCGGAGAAATGCATTCTACCAACTTGAATTTGGATATAGAAAACAGCAGTGCAGATGTATCTTCAAGTGATCGAATTGAGAAAAATGCTTCACATGTGTCCAAAAGTTCTGAAAATTCTGACAAACCTGTTTCCAGTAACATGCTTACTGATGAAAAATCTGAATGTGATTCTTCATCAGACATGGATTGTGCATTCTGGGTTCGCTGCTTCTGGCTGAGGGGTTGTCTGTCCCTTGCATCAGACTGCAAAGAGAGAGCTTTTAAGCAGTTCAATATTGCCCTGTCAATCCTAACAAATATCAATGAAGCCAAAAACAGTGAAGAACTCATCCTTCTACCTCACACCAAGCTTGTAAAATTGCTGACAGCTGACAGGATTCTTCGTGAAATTAACTTGATCAGGCTTGAATCTTTACTTTGGAACAATGATGAGAATATCAACAAAATAACTCATACAGAGTTCATGAAATTGCTACCTCCACTTTTGCTTTCCACCAGAGATGTCTATGTTGGAAATGCGTATGGTCCACCAAGAGAAAGCGAGAATGTTATTTCACTTGAGTTGTCTGCCTTGGATGTCTTAATATCTGCATGTGAAAAAGCAAAACCAATGGATATCCAGGTCTATCTTGACTCTCATCGAAGAAAAATTCAAGTTCTAACTGTGGCAGCTGGTATGATTGGATCAGTTACACCCCCAAAGGGAAAAGGTTCAAGTGATGTGGACTTTGTGGAAGCAATGAACAGGAACCGGCTGGAGAATGTTGTGGAAGCAGTCAAAGACGTATCTCGAAATGCCAGTAAAGCAAAAGAATTTATAGATCAATGCGATAATTCTGTAAGTTGGATGTTCCTTTTTTCCACAAATCTCCTTAATTATCCTTTTAGCTTGAGTATTTTCCTTGGCACGACATCTACCGAGCTTCACTTAATCACTTTTATGTTAATTCATAAGTATATCACTGCCCTCCTAAAAAACAATTAGAGTTGGGTGTAGAGTGAGAAAGTTGAAACTTTGGGGTTTCCGTGATTTTTAAGTAATGTTCCATGGATAACTAATAATTTAAAAAGTTTGGCACATTTATTACAGCCAAACTTTTGTACTTTGACCACTTATATATTATGAATATTTAGATTGGTcacagggaaaaaaagaaatgagcacTGTTTGTTGTACAAACTATTCTTACtatatagttttattttttgcaagcatATGATGGGAATTTTTTATGGTTAAACCTGTATCTTGGAGGCCATGCTAAGTAAATAAAGGGGAACTGCCTTGTGTTTTTAACTGGAGGGAATAGATTGGTTGATCGGGCAAGAAGCATAAAGTTTTCCACAGTTACTCTGAGCCACACACATAGTCATAGTGAACCCATTCTATTACCATGATTACAAAAGGTTGCTCTGTAATTAGCTGCGGAAAGAAAAGTGGTGAATTATAATGGTAACAGAGTGTTATAGCTTCCCATGGGTCAATTTCTTGCGCTGTAATAGAATCTCATCTGAGGTCTTTGCTACTTATCAGATGACTTATATCCTTGATTGTGGTGGTTTAGGAGTATGTTATGCTATCCATTTTAGGATGATCTATGTTTTGCTGGCATGTGTTTGCTAGTTTAGTCGTTCCGTGGTACTTAGTGAAATAGTCTACCAAGGGTGTGTTACAGTGGTGCAAGTCTATCAAGGGTGTTACAGTGGTGCATGTTAGGATGGTACTTATTACTTATGCTTATTCGATGTAATTAGTGAAACTGCGTTATCTATTAACCTTGTAATAAAAGATTTAGCCAACATGAACAGTATCTAGTTAATATGTTTCATGGTTTTTGAGTAATATATATTCTGAATAATGCAGTCCTCATACTTGCATCTTGTGGGAATTGGTCCAAGACATTCCATGCTCTAGTTAAAGGCATTATCTGAAATTTCATATACGCCATGTCTCTTGTATCACTTTTCTTTTATGCATTCGACCAAAGTTGTATGCTTACTTTCAAGTCAGGAAAAGccttttcatgaattatttccTCTAATACTGCCACCTGAGTGACAGTTTGATTTTCGTATTTGCAGGATGGGCAAGATGGCTGGAGTTCACTAATTTCTATTGTTGGTGATATTCAATCATTGCTCCTCACAATCATGTGTGCTGCTGTCAAGATGATCCTGTCAAGAAAATTCTCATGCTTCGGAACCTCCTATCAGGTTGATCAGTTGGAGAGTTCGTGTCTCGTAGATGCAGCCATTGCATTTTGCAAGCTCCAGCACCTTGATCCTACAATATCCATCAAAACTCAGGTATGTGCCACCTTCATATTAGGCAAAGTTGCAGAACTCTGAAGTATTGCTTTTCCTATTCAGCATTCATCATTTTCTTTCATTCACCTATGCAGGTTGACTTAATTGTCGCAGTCCATGATTTGCTTGCTGAGTATGGGCTTTGCTGTGCTGGAAGGGATGGCGAAGGGGAGGAAGGGACATTCCTCAAGTTTGCAATCAAACATCTCATGGCACTAGATGTGAAACTAAAATCTCAACTTAGTAGGTTTTTCTTACCAAATTTATTCTTGTAGACATGTTTCCTTGTCAATTAATAACTGGCATTTGTTGGTTTTTCTCTATCTTACTGTATAGATCCAAATGGAGTGGAAGAAGATGTAGTTCCGAAAATTGACGGAGCACAAGACCGTGATGAACCTTCGGTTGGTGACAGTAAGCAGAACTctgaggatgaggaagaatcgGGTAAGATTGGACTTGTAATGATCCGTTGATCATTACTGGATAATACCACCGAGAGGATGGCTGGGTGGAGTCGTCTTGTTGGGGATTAGATACTAGAGCATAGATGAGAGGGGCAAATGTAGATGCGATACTAGATTCTTCTTTCTTGATTGCTGCCTCAAAGAGATACAGCCCCATCCTTATATAGACGGGATGGCATGACCCTTAATAAACATATCTCTAAGATTAAGGAACTAGATAACAACTCAACCTCTCTTAATATATATAGCAACTAACTTCTTTAGAAATAAACCTAAGCTAACTTTTAGTCTTTTACCATTATTGCTATAGTACCACACGCTACTTTTCACGTGTACCGTTCTCTGGCCATAACAACTTCACCCCTCCTCCACACAGCTCGGCCTTGAGCTGTGATGGTGGCCAAGGATGCAACCCTTGGAAGCCCCATGCTTCGAGTGGCTGTGTCGCTGCACACGAGAAATCAACAGTGATGACTAAAGAGAGAAGGTACTGACGCTCCCTGTTGAAGTAGCTGGTGGCAGTGATGGATGCCAGCGTGGGACAGCAGGGTCTCTTTTCCTGCtgtgagatgcagcagatgtacAGAATAAACTAGCCGCCTGCTCCCACACACCTCCCGCCACGCACAGCACCTCAAAAGGTACGACGTAGGCTGGTAGTACGGCGCAGGTGGCCACGGTACAGCAACTACCGTCGCCTTTCGGAGTGAGGCCACCAAAAGGTGCAGCCAAAGGCAGCACAACCGATGATTGTGACTTTGCCGGTAGAAGCGGCGGTGAGTCTGGTGCTGGCAGTGGTAGTGCTGGCAATGTTGATGGTGCAGCGGCTCACCTTGCCTCCTGTGCCCCACCGCCAGGGGCCACGACCCGGGCGACGGATCCTGCAGCCACTGTCTCCCGGCGTTGCCCTTCTGTTTCGCCTTGTCTGGGTTGGCCAATGTGATGGAATCCACCATGATAGCCTCACTAGCGCTGCACTTTTGCTTCGGTTGATGTCAGTGATGGTGCGGTTAATGTCAGCGAAACTATCCTGAAACTCCTTGCAGAGCATCTCCTCTTGCGCAGTTATTAAGACCTTGAAGTCATTGTTCCCGGTCTCAGATgccatcaagaagaagaaaaaaaaaagatgccaTCAAGAACATATTTAGAAACAAACCGAAATTAATTTTTACCATTATTGCTACAGTACCGCCGCTCAGGTGTTCAGTACCCTGGCACATAACAGGATTGCACAAACCATTTTAGTAATGTAACTACTTTGTATATATCTTCTGTTAAAGATGATGTATAACTTGCATTGAAGGTTGCTGGTTATATCTCATGAATTATCAATACCTAAATTCTTCCTTGCCTGCTTGTACATATCTCTCTTTCGCttctttttatataaaaatcacaGTAGGGGCCTCCTCTCATTTTTTGGTTCAAAATTATCGATACCTAAATTCTTGGTGCTGCAGCGAAAGTAGAAAGCAATGAACACTAAGGCGTTTTGTTGGTGTCTCCCTGATAAATGTCATGTTCATGCAGAATTGGACGAGATACAGTCATGTATTGATAGCGCCTTGGACCAGGCTTTTTTCTGCTTATATGGTTTGAAGATAAACCCAGATTCTTGCAGTGAAGATGATCTCGCAGTACATAAAAATACAAGCCGTGGTGATTATCAAACGAAAGAACAATGTGCTGATGTGTTTCAATATGTCCTGCCATACGCAAAAGCTCTATCTGTGAGTAAATTTTTAATGAGTACCTTCGTGTTTGCTACTTTTGATTTAGTATGAACTATGAAGCATCAAATACCGTGCTTAACACCTTGGCCATTCTTAATTTGTTGTTTTAGAAAACTGGCTTGGTTAAACTACGAAGAGTGTTGCGGGCTATACGTAAACACTTTACACAGCCACCTTATGACTTACTGGTTAACAATCCTATTGATAATTTCTTGGATGGAACTGATTCATGTGAAAAGATGCTCTCTGAAATTTATGAAACTAATGGATCTAGGGAAGCTATCCTGAATGTACTGTTCCCAGGTGAAAGAGGCTATGAAGCATTCAAAAAACTCTCAACTGCCAGGTTAGCTTGTGCATTGCACCTAGAATCCCTTCTATATCTCTATGGATTAAACAGTACTGTTGGATATACCCTAATTATATGTTCAACTATTTGGTACAGCTCTGAGCCTTACTCAGATGTTTATGGAAACCTGTATTACTACATAGCACAAGCTGAAGATTTAAGTGCCACCGACAAGTATACAggttttgttttgaaaaaggaaggagaagaatttGTTGAACAGAGTGCTAATCTTTTCAAGTATGATTTATTGTATAACCCATTGCGGTTTGAAAGCTGGCAGAAACTTTCCAATTTATATGATGAGGTATATCTTTTTGGGTATACCCATTGATTGGAACTGTTCCCTTATATTTGTCAGTTCTTTTGTGTAACCAGTATTCATTATGACAGGAAGTTGACCTGTTGCTGAATGATGGTAGTAAACATATAAGTATCTTGGATTGGCGGATGAATACAACTTTAATTCAAAGGGTTGAGATGGGTCGTAGACATAGTCGACGCTGCTTATTGATGAGTTTAGCACTGGCCAAAACTGCTCCTGAGCAGGTGAGTTCCATCAGTACCTGAAAGTACACTAGAAGGCCCAAGGCTTGTTCTATATTTTTCCATCCTTGTCTTCATCTTGCACCTGAATGTATGGAGTACTAAGAGTGCGAGGTTGGCAAGGCCCATTAGCCAAGTTTTTTCTTCTTACTACCTCTCTGTTATTCGGATGGtaagcatatatttttttccttttcaattaCAAGGAGATGGGCAAGCCAAGCCTGCTAGTAGCCAGTACGAAAATTGAAAAACATTGTCTGGATCAGATTGAATCTCCGGTTGCCAATTGATATCTTCTGGAGTAGAATCCGTAGCATCTATTTCAGGACCGTTGGCATTATCTGGGGCTTTCCTTTTGAGAAACTGCTCCATAAACTCACCTAAAATTTGTGGATAATTCAAAGATTTAATTAAACAATCGCATATATGTACTCACATTCAGAAACAAGAACTGCCATCAGAAGCACTCAATTCAAATATGCATCAAGAAGCTTACTTGACATAGTATTTGTATCACAACCCTCAACTAGTCCCTTGCAATTTGCTTCCAAATTGCATCTAGGCCGGTAGTCCCATCTCTAAAACTCATATTTCAAACCCTAACCCTATAATTTGACAAAAGGTAATCATTATCATCTAATTAAAATCCTTAAACCCTAACTTGTTTTTCTTGAAAGAAATCAGCATAATTGGGAGGTAATTAGGAGAGAGGCAGAGAATGGTGGGTGGGGCATTTCCCGATTAGAGGAGGCCGTGGGCTACGGGTGGCCATGCCATGCTGGTGGCAGAGGGCGCGACCTCGGCCAGGCAGCCAGTTAAGAGTGCCACTTCTGAACGGGGGCTCGGTGAGATTTGAGAAGGTCAGAAGGAATCGTGTGCCACTGTGAGATGGAGTCATGGAGAGATGGTAGCTTGCTTGTTGGGCTGCCTGTAGCGTGACCGGGCACTGCGCCTTTGCTACTGGGTTTTGCGTCTGCCAGCTAGGTCACACGCTTGGCAGCAAGAGGAGGCAGGGAGGCCCAGCACTCGGGAGGGGAGAGTTggcctttgttgttgttgtgggGTGGGGGTCACGATTCTAACCTAGGGGGTGTGTACAAGTGGTGAAAATACGATGGTAACTACTGATCTTCTTTTTTGAACCTGGCTGGGCTGAaatcaattttttgaaaaatattggaAAAAAGTAAGTACGCCCCTGATTATAATCCCTTTTGTGTTAATATGTTTGTTACCTTCCCTTTTTCTCGATGAAAGCTTgattgtttcttggatgacatCAAATCTCATTTTCATCCAGAGCGAGACACATGAATTGTTGGCTCTAGTTTACTACGACAGCCTTCAAAATGTGGTCCCCTTTTATGATCAAAGAGCTACTTTGCCAGTGAAGGATTCAACATGGGAGACATTTTGCCAAAATTCTATGAAGCACTTTGAGAAGGCTTTTGAAATCAAGTAATCTAACACTCCTAACCTGTTTTCATGTTCTATCAGTTGTTTGTCAAACATGGAATGATATGATGCTTATTTACTTGCAGGGCGCAGTGGCTTAATGCTTTTTACCTTGGAAAGCTATGTGAGAAGCTGGGGCATTCCTTTGCTAAGGCATTTTCATACTACAACAAAGCTGTGATGTTGAATCCAACTGCAGTTGATCCTGTTTACAGGATTCATGCATCACGCATGAAGTTACTTTATACTCAAGGGAAACAGAATCTCAAAGCTATACAGGTTTGTCTAAGGTGTTACCGACCAGCTTTTTAAGAGCTATTTTCCCCTTGAAAATCGATATGCATCAGTTGGGTTTCCTCACTGAATGGCTTAAGTATACTCTTGACTAAGCTATGCTTTTGCATAGTGACTGATTGGTAAGTGATGACATGATCACATGAGTTGTTCCACTAGCAAAGCCATGTGGAAATGTGGAGTTGTTTTCATTGTCCATCTCTTTTCCTGCTGGTTCCTGCTTGTAAACACTTAAAAAGTTAAGACTGGTGTGTGGCTACTGCCTTGAACCTTAGTGTGAACTTTAGTGACTTAATCCTAACCATTATCCTTGGTTAGGATAATGGAATCCTAACCAGTAAAGCTCTCTGGGATTATACAatgaaaaagtttggaggtacTGTTGCTGCATGAGTATTGTCTGCCATCTGTTGTTGATTTCAGGAATTACAACATTGGTATAACCCCAGGGCAAAGTTTCATCCATCCTTTTTTTATCCGAATCGAGATTCGGTCTTTTTATTAAtacaaaaatgaaaaacaatTGCGTCGGTGAACGTACATCCCACCATCTAGTGTAGCTATGGTTGCCAACTCCTTTATTACTAGACTTAAAATTTGAAGGTCCCAAATTCCATGGTCAGCGAAAACAGATCTCTGCACCTGGCAAGAGTCTGGTAACTGCTGGTTACTGGATGAGAGAATTTCCCTGGTTGATTTAATGCCATATCCTTTGTTGTTTGGGACTGGCTTCTACATTTCTTTACCTCAACTCGTGGATGCAGAGAACGTGCTTGTGTCTTCTGTCCTCACCTGATAAATATCAACACATATCCCAACTCGGTATTCTATGACTGACAACTGGAGATTTTGAAGAAAGAAGTTTGGGAATGCCATTACCGCCATGATAGGAATATAACTCAGCTTAGTTTGTAGCTACGGTTGTAACTTAAATGATAGGATATTTGTTTCACAGTGcttccactttttttttttggcagccTACTCTTATTTCTGCACCATTTCATTTCCCAGTGATAACTCCTCCTTTACTCTTTTCCATCTTTTCATGGATTATGACTATTGTATACTATTTCCATATCGTTCCTAATCAGAGCATCTGTTGTGACATAGTTCTTTAATAGATAATCAGATGTTAACTTTGTTGATTTTTATAGGTTGTTGCTGACTACACATACAACCAGTCGACAAAGGAAAATGTCTTGAGCATGTTGGGGTCCATAGCTAATGTTCAGCATTCATCTTCTGATCATAATGAAAAATCTACTCTAGATAGTAAAGAGGAAAATAAGTTTGTTGAGCCTGATTTACTTGATAAAGTGTGGCACATCCTTTATGATGATTGTCTGTATGCCCTTGGTACTTGTGTGGAAGGGGAGCTAAAGCATTTCCACAAGGCGAGATACAAGCTTGCACAAGGATTGTATAGAAGAGATGAAGCAGGGGACCTGGAGCGGGCTAAGGAAGAGCTCTCATTCTGTTTCAAATCTTCTCGGTCTTCCTTTACAGTGAACATGTGGGAAATTGATGGCACTGTTCGAAAAGGAAGGcaagtttattttcttttgcgCAATGCTATAATTTATTGATCATTTGATTGATGTATTTAACTGTTACAAATTACTCCCTCCGGTATGAGTTACTGACAGCTTAGTTTGTGGGTATGGTCTCTGATGTACAACTTTAGCCATCACTTTTCTAAGTATATAGTATCaaccaaaaaaataaacttttaaTGATGTTGAAGTACTTCTGATGATGAATTCATTAATGTCACTCATACGGCAAATCTAAACATTTTTATGTGTAGTGATGGTCAacgttttaaaagtttgacatATGTATGCAGACAACATTTACTTTTGATGATTAATCGCTAACCTGGAAATTTTGTTCTTTCCTTTTTCCAGGAGGAAAAATCCAAATGTTGGTGGATCCAGAAAGAATCTGGAGGTCAGTTTATCAGAAAGTTCACGAAAATTCATTACATGCATCAGGAAGTATATGATACTTTACTTAAACCTGCTGGAGAAGAATAGGGACCTGTGGACTCTCGAGAAGGCATATACATATCTGCGTACGGATAAGAGGGTACCTTCTAACTACAGAATAATTATGTTAAGCTGTATGTTTTTCCcagatattaaaaaaacatttgcTCTCTTCTGTAGTTTGCTTTATGTTTGGGTGATATTGTTCCTGTTGGTCTTGGGAAGTACCTTCAAGTTCTAACGGCAGCAATTCGTAATCCTGAGATTCGTCGAGCTTCTGGTGATGCTCCTGTTGAACAACTACTTGAGAAAATGTTCAGTGTATTCATGGATCATGCAAATTTGTGGGCTGATATAAGCACGATACCAGAGGTGAACTGTCCAGAATTATCAGAAAGTGATCTTTACAGGTAAATTTCTCAATCACAGTGGAATTTATTTCTCAATCACGGATGATTTTAAAATAACACTTCCTTGTGGCAGTTATATCCACCAGTACATCCATATGCTCGAGAGTGATATCCGATTAGATGTTCTCGAAGGACTCAATGAGAAGATAAGAAAGCGTTTCAAGACACCGAAGTTGTCAAGTAGTAACTTTGCTAAGATATGTAAGCATGCTTCTCTGGCGTGGTGCCGGTGTATTCTCATCAAACTGGCCTCAATCACTCCACTGACTGAATCAATGGATGCAACCGATCAGCCTGGTCCATTATCCAACGGACTTCTACTTTATGTAGATTTGCAACCTGATGAGCTTCTTATCTCATCCCCTGACGGGCCTGCTCGATTCAAAGGCCTTGACATGAATTGGTTTGAGACACTTAACAGAATTAAAAACATTCCAATCAAGCAAACATCTGAAGATAATTTGGAGATTGCTGTTACTGTAATGAAGAGCACTTACAACTTTTATCGGGAGAGCTCTTGTGGAACATTTCCCTCAGGTATTCATATGTATACAGTAACCCCATCACAGGCGCCTATTGAAGGGCTACCACAAGCCCCTGATGTAGTTGATACCCTTGACCTAAGCATTCCGAGAAAGCTCCTCCTGTGGGTGTATACCTTAGTTCATGGTCGTTACTCAAATATATCCTCTGTTGTAAAGTACTGTGACGAAATGAAGGTACGATCCTTGTGAAATTACTTTTTCTCCCAATCCTTATCCTTacgtttttcttttgttctgcTTGCAGGCAAGAAATAAAAGAGGAAACCCAGCAGCGTCCGCTTCATCACAAGTTGTGCAGCCAATGCCACACAGTACTGCTTCTTCTCAAGGTTTTTCACACAAGTCCTGACATCTGGGCGTGCTTAACATAGCGATCACCCTTTGAATTTACCCTGACATTTGTTGTTTCTGTTCACAGCTGTAGCTAAAGAAAAGAGCGCCCAAGTTGAATCCACTGAAGCAGTGCATGCTTCAAATCCTTCTGCTTCGGCTGTAGCTTGTGCTCCTCTGCACCAAGAAGTGGGCGGAACAAGCACCTTGCAGACGGCCATTGATGTCCAGAAAACTACGGCCACGGCATCTCAGCTCACCCGTAGCAGTTCATCCAGGGGAATGGAGAACACACAGGACGGCGGGGAGACGAAATAATGAAGGCAGAACTTGATTTCGCAGCATGGTCGCTTGTGTGTGATCCCTCCTGATGGTTCTCAGTTGTGAGCTCTGTCCGTTGTGCAGTCGTTGACATCTTTAACAGGTGGAGTCGGTCGTATGTCTAACCTGGTGTGTAGTTAGTTTTTCCGGAGTGTAGACTATAGAGTTGTGAAGAGGTGAATATTAAAAGCAGCGGCGAAGCTTGAGCTAAATCTGATTCAAATCCATTACTTGGTGCTAAAATTTATAGCAATTGAGTAATCCTAGATTGATGTTGCCCAGATTTGGGCCCAAACTAATACACGCAGAGCAAGAGATGCATGGACCA of Phragmites australis chromosome 3, lpPhrAust1.1, whole genome shotgun sequence contains these proteins:
- the LOC133913051 gene encoding calcineurin-binding protein 1-like isoform X1, whose protein sequence is MFSIAAINESDSGGQWEPLAPTKEAQEFALSQKYHEGLLKLQQKNYAKARELLEDVLKDPLISNIQVDNTGSDQHLLQLRFLTLKNLASVFRQQGLEFYDNALHCYLQAVELDANDSVVWNHLGTLSCSMGLLSVSRWAFEQGLQCSPNNWNCMEKLLEVLIAIRDEVACLSVANLLLRNWPSHHRALHVKKTIEDTEPVPFAPRGIDILEPKHVTLNISNKRKSGDDEIHQETRMKKSKQNATLQLNEAKWMALLDGILSFLSANNEKADGDNCTNTAYRCLGIEGSVKGLGYNMIDVVISTDTFKTVESAAGNGHDSYHDGESVPSHDCKTTVKEKDANSDREHPHERRSTRLERLRSRKSGKDENGSDGKDISHAMTQFLDSFILKGPSAVEKTDCSGNAHADTLIYTSDDEANDVKLFLCKISKNFGPHHIGYMLLEEMAHLKIPFQDYFVKFIELEKLTRGWAYDRSALCSLFLAELYYDLALCSGSPSTSSELSDSSYHVCKIIESVALELPFNTPVGEMHSTNLNLDIENSSADVSSSDRIEKNASHVSKSSENSDKPVSSNMLTDEKSECDSSSDMDCAFWVRCFWLRGCLSLASDCKERAFKQFNIALSILTNINEAKNSEELILLPHTKLVKLLTADRILREINLIRLESLLWNNDENINKITHTEFMKLLPPLLLSTRDVYVGNAYGPPRESENVISLELSALDVLISACEKAKPMDIQVYLDSHRRKIQVLTVAAGMIGSVTPPKGKGSSDVDFVEAMNRNRLENVVEAVKDVSRNASKAKEFIDQCDNSDGQDGWSSLISIVGDIQSLLLTIMCAAVKMILSRKFSCFGTSYQVDQLESSCLVDAAIAFCKLQHLDPTISIKTQVDLIVAVHDLLAEYGLCCAGRDGEGEEGTFLKFAIKHLMALDVKLKSQLNPNGVEEDVVPKIDGAQDRDEPSVGDSKQNSEDEEESELDEIQSCIDSALDQAFFCLYGLKINPDSCSEDDLAVHKNTSRGDYQTKEQCADVFQYVLPYAKALSKTGLVKLRRVLRAIRKHFTQPPYDLLVNNPIDNFLDGTDSCEKMLSEIYETNGSREAILNVLFPGERGYEAFKKLSTASSEPYSDVYGNLYYYIAQAEDLSATDKYTGFVLKKEGEEFVEQSANLFKYDLLYNPLRFESWQKLSNLYDEEVDLLLNDGSKHISILDWRMNTTLIQRVEMGRRHSRRCLLMSLALAKTAPEQSETHELLALVYYDSLQNVVPFYDQRATLPVKDSTWETFCQNSMKHFEKAFEIKAQWLNAFYLGKLCEKLGHSFAKAFSYYNKAVMLNPTAVDPVYRIHASRMKLLYTQGKQNLKAIQVVADYTYNQSTKENVLSMLGSIANVQHSSSDHNEKSTLDSKEENKFVEPDLLDKVWHILYDDCLYALGTCVEGELKHFHKARYKLAQGLYRRDEAGDLERAKEELSFCFKSSRSSFTVNMWEIDGTVRKGRRKNPNVGGSRKNLEVSLSESSRKFITCIRKYMILYLNLLEKNRDLWTLEKAYTYLRTDKRFALCLGDIVPVGLGKYLQVLTAAIRNPEIRRASGDAPVEQLLEKMFSVFMDHANLWADISTIPEVNCPELSESDLYSYIHQYIHMLESDIRLDVLEGLNEKIRKRFKTPKLSSSNFAKICKHASLAWCRCILIKLASITPLTESMDATDQPGPLSNGLLLYVDLQPDELLISSPDGPARFKGLDMNWFETLNRIKNIPIKQTSEDNLEIAVTVMKSTYNFYRESSCGTFPSGIHMYTVTPSQAPIEGLPQAPDVVDTLDLSIPRKLLLWVYTLVHGRYSNISSVVKYCDEMKARNKRGNPAASASSQVVQPMPHSTASSQAVAKEKSAQVESTEAVHASNPSASAVACAPLHQEVGGTSTLQTAIDVQKTTATASQLTRSSSSRGMENTQDGGETK